In the Theobroma cacao cultivar B97-61/B2 chromosome 1, Criollo_cocoa_genome_V2, whole genome shotgun sequence genome, one interval contains:
- the LOC18611419 gene encoding L-type lectin-domain containing receptor kinase IX.1 produces the protein MAAGLYNSFYLPFIFAFFLLVFPSVNSVNFQISRFEPNDDRILYQGEASPSDGIIKFNSLGNLFRVGWVTYANRVPLWEPKTGKLSDFSTRFAFSININNLSNYGHGFVFFLAPAGSQIPPNSAAGRLGLFNTSQWVSTLGQVVLVEFDTNKNSWDPDQLDNHVGINNNSIVSAVYTRWNASIHNGDTADVLITYNATTKNLSASWSYRATNNPQENSSLSYQIDLMKALPEWVMVGFSAATGVSTEQHILQSWEFNSTLEREETGRTTARNVKIVEGTVVALGVLVAGTVITLIIFRQRKKNMKRKTEGTVNLTSINDDLERRAGPRRFSYSDLVSATNNFSEQRKLGEGGFGAVYRGYLPDLDMVVAVKRISRGSKQGKKEYVTEVKVISQLRHRNLVQLIGWCHDRSEFILVYEFMPNGSLDFHLFGQKSPLSWPVRYKISLGLASALLYLHEEWEQCVVHRDIKSSNVMLDSSFNVKLGDFGLARLMDHELGPKTTGLAGTLGYLAPEYVSTGRASKESDVYSFGVVLLEIATGRKSIHRIENFEMGLVAWVWDLYGQGKLPLAVDEKLNKEVDEKQVEYLMIVGLWCAHPDCCSRPSIRQAIQVLNFDIEKPNLPMEMPVPTYLVPTQLVTSEEPSLTNSSMEVGR, from the coding sequence ATGGCTGCTGGTTTATACAACTCATTTTATTTACCCTTTATTTTCGCCTTctttcttttagtttttccATCGGTCAATTCAGTAAACTTTCAGATATCTCGCTTTGAACCCAATGATGACAGGATTCTCTATCAGGGTGAGGCAAGCCCTTCCGATggaattattaaatttaacagTTTGGGCAATTTGTTCAGAGTAGGATGGGTTACATATGCTAACAGGGTGCCGCTATGGGAGCCTAAAACAGGGAAGCTTTCTGACTTTAGTACCCGTTTTGCCTTCAGCATCAACATCAACAACCTTTCTAATTATGGTCACGGATTTGTCTTCTTCCTGGCTCCTGCTGGATCTCAGATCCCACCAAACTCAGCTGCTGGGCGTCTGGGCCTTTTTAACACTTCGCAGTGGGTTTCGACTCTGGGCCAAGTTGTCCTGGTTGAGTTCGACACTAACAAAAATAGTTGGGATCCTGATCAACTTGATAACCACGTGGGGATTAACAACAATTCGATCGTTTCAGCCGTCTACACCAGATGGAATGCAAGCATTCATAATGGAGATACTGCGGATGTATTGATTACTTACAATGCTACAACTAAGAATTTGAGTGCATCTTGGAGCTACCGCGCCACCAATAATCCTCAGGAAAATTCTAGTCTGAGTTATCAAATTGATCTTATGAAGGCTCTACCTGAGTGGGTCATGGTTGGATTTTCAGCTGCCACAGGTGTGAGTACAGAGCAACATATTCTTCAATCGTGGGAGTTCAATTCAACATTGGAAAGAGAGGAAACTGGTCGAACAACGGCAAGAAATGTTAAAATAGTGGAAGGTACTGTAGTTGCTCTAGGTGTTTTGGTAGCTGGGACCGTCATAACACTCATCATTTTCAGGCAGCGGAAGAAGaacatgaaaagaaaaacagaaggGACGGTAAACTTAACATCAATCAATGATGACCTCGAAAGAAGAGCTGGACCTAGAAGGTTTTCCTATAGTGATCTTGTCTCTGCTACCAACAATTTCTCAGAACAAAGAAAGTTGGGCGAAGGAGGGTTCGGTGCGGTTTATAGGGGTTACCTCCCTGATTTAGACATGGTAGTTGCTGTAAAAAGGATTTCAAGAGGGTCAAAACAAGGCAAAAAGGAGTATGTAACTGAAGTGAAGGTCATTAGCCAGTTAAGACACCGGAATCTGGTGCAACTAATTGGTTGGTGCCATGATAGAAGTGAGTTCATACTCGTCTATGAGTTCATGCCAAATGGTAGCCTTGATTTCCACCTCTTTGGCCAAAAAAGTCCACTTTCTTGGCCTGTCAGGTATAAAATATCACTCGGATTAGCGTCTGCACTTCTTTATCTTCATGAAGAGTGGGAGCAGTGTGTAGTGCATCGGGACATCAAATCTAGCAATGTGATGCTGGATTCTAGTTTCAATGTTAAACTCGGTGACTTTGGGTTGGCCAGGCTCATGGACCATGAGCTAGGCCCCAAGACAACTGGGTTGGCAGGGACTTTAGGCTATTTGGCTCCGGAGTATGTAAGCACAGGTAGAGCAAGTAAAGAATCGGATGTATATAGTTTTGGAGTGGTATTGTTAGAAATTGCTACTGGAAGAAAATCTATTCATCGcatagaaaattttgaaatgggATTGGTAGCGTGGGTTTGGGACCTTTACGGGCAAGGAAAGCTTCCTTTGGCTGTTGATGAGAAGTTGAACAAGGAAGTTGATGAGAAACAAGTGGAGTACTTGATGATTGTTGGACTGTGGTGTGCTCACCCTGATTGTTGTTCGAGACCCTCGATCAGGCAAGCAATTCAAGTTCTCAATTTTGATATAGAGAAGCCAAATCTTCCTATGGAGATGCCTGTTCCTACGTATCTTGTACCTACACAATTAGTCACCAGCGAGGAACCTTCGTTAACTAATTCAAGCATGGAAGTGGGTCGTTAG